A DNA window from Streptococcus mutans contains the following coding sequences:
- a CDS encoding PspC domain-containing protein, whose translation MSKATFYKKRKGSMICGVVAGLSDKYGWELPLARILAALFMYIFPGAIILYIILAVCLPYKEDLEKDNQQRTYYRHAQGPRKRKDAEVIDEEDDNKWFW comes from the coding sequence ATGTCTAAAGCCACTTTTTATAAGAAAAGAAAAGGTAGTATGATCTGCGGAGTTGTGGCAGGACTGTCGGATAAGTATGGTTGGGAATTGCCTTTAGCTAGAATTTTAGCAGCTCTTTTTATGTATATTTTTCCGGGAGCTATTATTCTCTATATCATCTTAGCAGTCTGTTTACCTTACAAAGAGGATCTCGAAAAAGATAATCAGCAAAGGACTTATTATCGTCATGCTCAAGGGCCGCGTAAACGAAAAGATGCTGAAGTCATTGATGAAGAAGATGATAACAAATGGTTTTGGTAA